CAACAACTTCGTCGAAGCAAGGAGGgttcccaaatttcaacactttCTCCCTCATCTTATCAAACTCTCCATTTGTATTAACCGTGCCACCACAAAACATACGAACAATCTGTTCCAtctacacaaaccatccaaacattACACGTGTACACAAATATCATTGCTATAACACATGCAAATCCTACACATTATACATTTCAATATGATTAAAATTCATCTCTACAATTCAAAAACACTTGTATACACACATGAACATGTATTGCTCATATAATTAAGTGTAGCTATATGTATTTCAATTTCCTACGCTCAAACAATTACATGTAACAAATTTCACACGATACATATGcattactatacatacatagcaCGATATATGAGCTCCGATCTAGATCGAAACATACAAATTTCATAGATCAATAAAATCATAGTCTAAACCCTAACTACCCGAGAACTAACaatgcaaacaaaaaaaatactttgaGGGATTAGAGGAGCTACCTTCCTAAGACTCTTTCCCCTCAAATCCCCTTCGAATCGGGCCCGAAATCGATGGAGAATGGAGGGAGGAGGGCGTCGGCGGCGCTTGGAGTCGCTGCTGCTCGCGGGtgggtgaggaagaagaagcccgaTGAGGAGAGAAAGGCCAGGGCACAGCCTGTATGCAGTTGTGTCACGCCAAAGGGGGTGGCGTGACTCCGATCGCGCCAGCTTCCTTGGCGCGACACAGGTGGGGAGAGAAGACCCCGGGCGCCCCCTGTATGACGCTGTGTCACGCCAAAGTGGCTGACGTGATCGAAGTCGCGCCAGCCCTCCTGGCGCGACACATGTTTGCCACGTCGGCACGCCGTGTGGTACGGGGCCGGATGACCGCCAACGTGGCACCTCAGTCACGCCAGACTACTTGGCGTGATAAAAGAGGCCACTTCTTAAAATTTTAGATCCccacatatttttattaaaatattagtattaaataggctaaaaaaaattccatcccCGGATGAGCGGCCGCGAGACACACGCAACACAGGCGAGCCAAAGGCGGCTGTGGCCTGTGGCTCAGCTCCGCCGCCCGTCCCGGGCCACTCACACGCGCGGGCCCGACCGGGGCGGCCGAACCGCCTGGCTCGGCTGCCGCCAGGTGGCCACCACCTCGTCGTCTCAGCTCCGCCTCGCCTTCCAATATCTCTCttccttcgccgccgccgcgcgcgcacTCTCCTTCTCCTAGGCTTCTCTACGCATCGTCGCCTTGGCCCCGATGGAGATGGCGTGCTTCAACGGCTCGCTCTCGCCGCGCCTGACCTGCGACCGGCCGCGGGGTAGGCACGCGCACTGTAGAGCGGCGCTGCGGTACCTCCCGCAGCGCGCGGCCTCCTTCCCCGGGCGGCTCGCACGCGGCGCGGCGGTGGGTCGTGGCAGGAGGCggctcgcggcggcggcggagccgcAGACCTTGCAGGAGCAGCCGGCGCGGACGGAAGGGTCGGGTGCCGCCGAGGCTTGCTCCAAGCTGATCCTTGTCGTCGGCGGGACCGGTGGCGTTGGTAGGAGAACATAATCCCTTCTCTCCATTACAGCGTTGTTAGCATTTTCTTATCGAGAATAAGATTTCGTGGCGGATTTCAGCGCCTAGACAGTAAAACTGGCGAGTTCATTTATCTGAATTTGACCTATCCTTCCAATTACTGAGTTTCACTCATGGGAGACGTTAAACATTGTAAAACGAAGGATGACGTGTTTGCGTCGCATCATACGTTTTCACCTACTTGTGTTGCTGTCCTGCAGCAGCAGTTCTTAGTGTTGTTTGCCAGATCAATTGGCAAGATATTGACTGAGTACATCCTTGCAGGGCAGTTAATTGTAGCATCTTTGCTGAGCAGGAACATCAAGTCAAGGTTGCTCCTAAGAGACCCCGAAAAGGCAGCGTCTCTATTTGGCAAGCAGGATGAGAGCGTTCTGCAGGTACATTTGGACTTCAGCAGTCTATTTTGTCCAGGTGTCCACGAAAAAAAGTACAGTGTATCGTGACTGGAGTGACTCCAGCTAATACGAGTTTAACTTTCATGGCAGGTTTACAAAGCGGACACAAGAAATACTAATGATTTGGATCCACAAATGTTTGAGGTTGGTCCCTTCCGTTTCTTTGAAGTCATACAGTTTATCTGTTTATGGGCTCTATTTCTGCAATGAttgaaaaaatcaaaatataggGGTTTCTTTTCATAGGGAGTTACGCACGTGATCTGTTGTACTGGGACTACAGCATTTCCGTCAAAGCGCTGGGATGGAGATAACACTCCAGAACGTGTAGGTATGTAGTGCCTGGGATTCTGCAGTTAAAGTTAAAATTTTCGCCCAAGATTATCTAGTTAATGTTCAAAAAAAGAATCTGCAGTTAAACTTCTCTTATCTTACTTAAATAATCTAGTACAATGCAAAAATTTAAGATAGACATAAAAGTTTTGGGTAAGGACAATCTTgggggagcctaggagactttCAGTTCCAGAATGAAGCAAATAAAAAACTGACATGTAGCTGTGGCAGAGGGATAGTGAGTTTTTCTTTGAAATCTCAAGTTCTCAACATCAATTTACTAGGTGCTTATTATGTAAATATTCTGTTGGTCAGATCATGCACACCTCTATGCTTAGTCATTCGAGGTCCATGTGTATTGATGATTATTGCTATATATTTATGGAAGCATATCCATCTTTGTCACATATAACAAGCTAACAGCGTCAGTGATGAATTCATGGGTGAGCAAACAATATCTTACTGCTTGTTCGCTGATCACACACACATTTTCTGTTGATAGATTGGGATGGTATCCGAAATCTGGTTAGCGCCCTGCCACAGACAATCAAGAGACTGGTTCTTGTGTCATCCATTGGTGTTACAAAATACAATGAACTGCCATGGAGGTATACCTTATAATTCCAAGGAAGAACTTCGGTATTTACAGTTGAACTTCATGACATCATAGTAACTGTGTTACACGGACACGGGTGTCGGAGTCCGACTCTGGTGCGGGTGTCCAATTCGGCAAACTATAAAGAGGATTCGTCAAGGATTCGTCGTATatatattattagttttatttttttatgttttaaacctaagtatatacataaaatatatgtataacaTAGACATCTAACTCTTCTTTAATACATTAGAAGGGGAAATAAAATCATAGTTCTACTTTAGAATCAAATTCACTAGAGTTgtcaaagaaaatagaaaagaataaaagTGAAATGGGCTCAATTCATCATTTGTTGGCCATTTGGCCCATCCAGCCATTGGCCTATCTAAGCTGCACGCCCTAAGCCCCAGCCGCATGGCGCACACTCGAGTCCTCCTGAGTccttgctgccgccgccgcctctccggcTCTCCCCTGactgccgccgccgtcgcctctccctccccccccccccccgccgcctCTCTGGCTCTCCCCcaactgccgccgccgccgcctccccccccccccccccccgctgccgccgccgcctcctctcccccGCCTGCCCTCCACCTGCTGCCGCCACCTCTCCCCCGCCGCTGCCATTGCCTCTCCCCTGCCTGCTGCCGTCGCCTCTCCCTGCCTTGGACACGGCCACACCGCGTCGGATGCGTGTCGCACCGCGTCCAACGCGAGTCGACACGGCGATACGCGTCGACACGGCAAAAAATTGTGGACACGCGTGTCCCTGTAACACAGCATAGTAATGTTAAATGTTATGATCCATTTACAACAGTATGCAAGACATGCTTTATGTGTACCCTGAAATTATTCAAAGTTTCATAAACAGTTTATATATATTAGTTTATTATTAGCAATGACTTCCTGTCAGAAAGTCTTACCCTAATATTTGTGCGCAAGACTTAACATGTTTGTTACTTCCACCTTAGTTTACTGTGCCTTTCACCTTGATATTTCTTTCCATTGAATTTTATTCAACTTCAACAATGCCAGAATTTTAACCTTGGTCCTTACTCAATCATGCTATGTGTTTCTCAGTGTCATGAATCTCTTCGGTGTGCTCAAGTACAAGAAGATGGCAGAAGACTTTGTCCGCAATTCAGGCATACCATTCACCATTATCAGGTTTATATCGtgcacagaaaaaaaaattgtgggcCCATCATGGATATATTATTCTGACATGATGCTAGCTGTTTGCAGGCCTGGAAGATTGACTGATGGGCCCTACACTTCGTATGATCTTAATACGCTTCTTAAAGCTACAGCTGGAGAGCGACGAGCAGTAGTTATAGGCCAAGGTCATTTCTTGTTTTATTCCCCTGCAttttatgatgatttttttaataagagTTTTGGTTCCTCTTAACACTTTCTCATTATCCTACTTAGGTGACAAGCTTGTGGGGGAAGTTAGCAGACTGGTGGTGGCAGAAGCTTGTATCCAAGCTTTGGATATTGAATCCACTGAAGGACAAATATATGAGATTAATTCAGTGAAGGTATTCATTTTTTTAGAGCGGATTCATAATTATCTTAGGCTCATCAACCAAGAAGTAATATGATCAAATCCCAGAAAAATCACAAATAAATTCACACTTGTAGTTAGCATTTGGACTGCTATAGGATTCGAACCGTGGCTTGATCACAAGACACGGTACCAAACCGGTTAGCATTCATGCTTATGACATGGTGTTTATATTTAATCATTACCTACATTCTTCCCTTTTGAAACATAAATTTTGTTTacctttaaaataaaataggtAATCGCTGCTTGTTGTGTCATATGGCTGGCGTGAATATGGGTACTGACACTAACTAGAATTGCTGCATACCAAACTGGACCTCATTAGATGTGCATTGTTGCTTATTTTCTGGGTAATTAAGTGCAACCTGTTTATCTTTGACTGAGATGGACAATATAATTCAGGGCGAAGGACCTGGAACGGACCCAGAGAAATGGAAGGTGCTATTCAGATCTGTTCAATCAAACTAGTGGCATTCTGTGAAGCTCTATGATACATTGTATATTGTACTGTAGTGTAATTCCATTGAAGCAGCATAATCCATTAGTCATTGTCTCATTGAACAGTAGCAATTATGTATACAGATTTAGGTTCAATCACTTGCAAGTTGCACAGATTGTTTGGTTTGTGTACATGATGTGAGCACGCAGATACGACCATTGCCTCCCAAAAGGGATTGCTGGTGTTGGAAAGTAAAGTGCAATATTCATTGGGTTTGGTACAGCTTGAGCTGCTGAAATGGCATTACTACTGTCTTTTGAGTAGGGATGGGAAATAGATACAGATTATCTGACATACTCAAGGACTGAATTCTGACAGGAGGATGTGGATATagtaaggatttttttttcccttcatcTGAGCAATGCGTTCGCTATTCAAATTTGTATTCATATTCGACTCAAATATGGATGCAAATATGGTACTGATTTTATCCATCTTTTATCAGTAGTTCAGTCTTCTATTCTTATTTGATCAATTTTGGGCCAATGTATCAATACTAAGCCCTTTCAAGGGCACTTTGATCGCTAACTCCTTTACCGACCTGCACGGCCAATCGACTACGCTGAGACGCTGACGCTAAAATAACATACAAATTACTGTGTCTGCTATACAAGTTGTATCTTTCGAACTGGTGGTTCTGTGGTCTGGTTCGACAAATGAACCAAGAGACTAACCAGTCCTACAACAGATGAACCACCAGCACGAATGTGAACATAAATGAATGGTCATGATAAACTGTTGTTAGCATAATTCACTTGAACTAGGTGATCATGATTAACCTAATCACTAGGCATCGTCAATTAGCAGCAGAATTGTGTAATTAACTTAGTCTAACCTTGATTAGGCGAAGCCATTAGCGAATTGTCTTAATGGATCGGGGTAGAGCCGCGACAGGGTTATGTACTTCGGTGAAGACGAGCTGAAGGTGTAGAGGAAGCTGGCAGATTCGTTGGTGTAGTCGCTGGCAACACACCGGTGGCGGTGACAGCCTTCAGTCACCACGAGTGCTAACCATTAAATCGAGAATATTAGGGTTTGCATGAGCCTCACAGAATTGATGATCTATGGCCGTCGGCTAACCCTTCTTCATATAGCACTAGGTGATCGGGGCCAAAACCAATTAGGTGGAGTCGCCATTgaacatggcgcatgtgtgggTCCACTGACCCCCTAAGGACTCGACCATGTAGTTAGTTAGCCTGACTGAGAAGATCACGACCAACAATTATGTGTGTAAGGGCACGAATGTGAACACAAATGAATTGTTCTAATAAGCCATGTGTAAGGGTAGGTCTCTACCGTAGGCATGTGTAGCCTGTGCGGCTGCATAGACCCCCATGTGACTTCATGTGCAGCATCACCTTCCTGTTCCTAGGTCGAGTTATTTCGAACAATTGGTTATCTATCTCATTTTGCTCTCTTAGCCTTCTTTGTTTCAATAATGTGCAAAGTTGGGCCTGATCTGGCCTATACGATCAAAATTGGATCGAAATACTATTTGTCCCGTCGTTAGTTAGACCTTTGAGGCTAACATTATCTTATGGGCCAGTAGCACTAGAAAATCATATGAGATGCTCCCAATAGGATGACATTTGGCAGAATTAGTAAACTACGTTGTCCAATATCTAGTTCGAAATATGAAGTCCAAAAAGGTTTGCCAAATGATCGAATAGTAGCAGGTAGTTAAAAATTCTAAGATGTGATTTCTAGCAAGTTgtaattcttaaaaaaatatttgtattaCTGATATAAATAAAGAAACTTGTTTTTAGAAGTGTCTTTACTTGTACATAGGGCCTAACTTTGAAATTCGCATTGGGCCTCCAATTTCTTTAGGTACGGCCCTAAGCGCGCAAGGACCCGTGGAAATTTCGGGTTCGGATTTACACAGAAACACAGAACGTGCTCGTCCTGGGGAAGACGGGAGAAGTCGCTCTTCCGAGTCTTTGGACGAGGACAACAttccaatattttttttcttccatcgTATCGGATCAAATCACGAGCCCAAGCGTGATCGTGTTTTCTAAGCCTGGTCGCGTAGCCGACTAGCCGTAACATGCAAGCGGGGCATGCCGCTGCGCTGAAACTACCGCCTGCGTTCCCACCCGCGTAGACAAGCTAGCCAGAGCTTAGCTAGGGAGCAAAGGGGCGCAGCCGGCGCGCGCGATGCTGCACATTGTGGGCCTGGGCCTCGGCGACGAGCGCGGCATCACGTTACGAGGGCTCGACGCCGTCCGCCGCTGCACCAGGGTCTACATGGAGGCGTACACCTCCCTCCTCCTCACCCTCGGTACCGACCCTTCTTCCATGCTCGCCAGCCTCGTGCGTCACCGCAACCTGTTCGTGCAAATGCCTGGCCCGAAAGCCGCCGCTCATGCCATGCATGTCCCATCGCGTCGACCTCTTGCAGGAGAAGCTATACGGGAAGGGGGTCACGGTGGCCGACCGGGAGATGGTGGAGGAGCGCGCCGACCAAGTGCTGCGCGAGGCCACCGACGCCGACGTCGCGTTCCTCGTCATCGGCCACCCCTTCGGGTAACGATTGCTTTGCTTCTTCATTCCAGGTGTTTGAGTTGGCTGCCTGATTACGGCCATGGACTTCAGTTCATCCAAGTGTGCTATAGTCATACATTCTTAGGTTGTGTTTGGTGTTGTGAGTTGACTTCTTTTTTCTCTGTATTTAGTTCTGATGAGATTTTCAGGAAAACTACACACTGATCTGGTTGTTCGAGCCAAGAAAATAGGGATAGAAGTGAAAGCGATCGACAGTGCATCCGTCATGAACGCAGTTGGAGTTTGTGGGTTGCAGCTTCGCCGCTATGGAGAGGCCATCACCATACCGTTCTTTACAGAGACTTGCAAACTAGATAATTTCTACCAGGTGATTGTGAACAACCGTTGCCATGGGCTGCACACACTTTGCCTACTAGGCTCGTGATGCTTGTTTACCTTTTCAACATTGTCTGCACTCGTCACTGGTAAGAAAAAAGGCAATTGGCCATGATATTTCTATATAGGAATAAGTCAAGTCTTAGCCCCTCAACTCTTGAGTTTGTCCGATTTTGACCCTTAACTACAAAACCGGGTAACTCTCACCCTTAGCTATCAAAACCGGCTCAATTTCTACCCCGAGCCTGTTTGAAGTGGTATTCGAGTGACGTGGCGGTGGTTTTCTGCTGACATGTTAGCCCATGTCTCCTCCCTTCCAAACAGAGCACAAATAGAGGAAGCGCGCCAACGATGGAGTGCATGGCGTCGCCGGTGATGAAGGCTCGAAGGCATCGGTAGTTGGCGTAGAGGTGGTGGCCATGTTGTCGTGGACTTGAGCATTGGCGGTGTAGCGAGGAAACGCATGGTCGTGGCGAGCGGATCGACGGAGGCCACTGATGCATGGCGACGGCGAGACATGGAGCAGGTGCACGGCGGAGGAGGGTGCGTGAGCAAGTCCACGGCGCACCGAGGTCGTGGGTGGCCTCACCCTAGCTGGAGATGGGGCGGAGAGGTGTGGCAATGATGAGATGCCGTAGGGATCAGAGTTGTTCGTTGTGGCGGTACTGGTGGCCATTCCGTGTGGGCGAGCGCGACGGGAAAGGGGTTCTGCGGCACCGCACGGCCTCGAGGAAGCCGTAACTAGTCTCGGCTTGGTCAGAGGTGCAGCGAGGAGGCGGCGCTACGATGAGGTTCAACCGCTAGAGAAGTGGCTCGCTGTGGTGGCACTGCGGTCATCCTATAGCGAAGGCAAGCTCGTGATAGAGCTGTGGTAGTCGTTGCAGTGCTCATAATGTAATAGCATGGCCTGAGGCTCACCGGAATCGGAGATAGGCGTCGGCAGCGCTCTCGTCGGAGTCCGGAAAGAAGGTAGCGGTGGTGGTGCTTTGGCAgcggagagtgagggagaggggcGGAAAGGAGTGCAGCGAGGCCGAGGGTGCCCTTTTATAGACTCAGGGAGGCGTAGAGCGGGGGTGGGGATTGAAGAGGGGATTATGGGCATCAGTGGAGTGCACGGGGACGGCACTGCGTCTAGGGGGGCGAGGCTCGGCTGGCACGTGTGGATTCTTCTAGCGAAAATCACGGCAGCGGTAGGTGAGGAGGGGGGCTCGGGATCTCCAAGCGCGGCCGCGTCGGAACGAACGCGCGTCCAtatgagaggaaaaaaaaggggGACGCTGACTTGGCTCGCGCGCACGGAGATCGCGCCAGTGGTGGCGCTCCTGTGCTGGCGTCGAGCTGGGGaggggaaggaagaagaaggtgggCCTAGGACGCGGACAAAAAATATAGGGTCCCACATGTCAGCCACAAGGCAAAAAAGTTATTTCCTGCTTTTGTTGAATGGGTTGGTATGTCAGCATGACATGGATGCCAACATGGCGAAAACTGCCACCATGTCACTCAAATACCACTTTAAATGGGCTCAAGGTAGAAATTGAGCTAGTTTTGATAGTTGGGGGTGAGTGTTACCTGGTTTTATAGTTGAGGGTCAAAATCGGACAAATGCAAGAGTTGAGAGGCCAAAAGTGGACTTATTCCTTCTATATATGGGTGGCATGTTTTATAACATTTCTTTAGATGATCAATATATTGACATTAGATCTTGATTATTGGGACTTGTGAGCAAGTGCATTCAATCTCAAACTATTATACTGCAACAAAATCAAGGTGTAGTTTGTTTACTCTTCTTGCCTATGTTATCTGAACCTCAAGTATCTTTCATTCTTTCTCATCATCTATGTTTCCCCTCTCTTTTTCATTGTTATGCATTAAGCCAAATCTTGGAAACCTCAAGTTGTCTTTCTTTTGAATATTAGGGCATGAATATAACTTTtccaaataaataaacaaaatccTGATTGAACAAATTATTCAACACATATATTCATGTAATGGAGCCGGCATCCGAGTCTTTGTGCAGGTAATATAGTTCAGTCTTTAGACAGGTGATTTACCGTAGTTTGTTGTCTATGATTCTCATTACACCTCTCAATGCAGAAGTACATCTCTTCTGAgctttccttaaaaaaataaacatctcTTCTGAGCTTGTGCACTGACAATATATTGCCTGAGCTCCCAAGACATTCTCAATCTTCTATGCGATATATGCAAGCAGCTCTCACTAGCTGTGCTTTATGTTTGTATTTAGGATAATCTATCTATTGCCATTCTATTTACTTTGGTCTTCACTTCCAGAGGAAAGAAAGTGTTCGATCCACCAAGATTCATGACCATAACACTGCAATAAGTCAACTTTTGGAGGTGTTGTAAAATCGCAGAGAACCTAGTATAACCTCTGAACTTGTTTTCTGATCCAGTTACCTTTCCTTGAAAAATGCTCTATTTTGCCTGTCATAGCCAGAACAGTATCCTTCAACACAAATAttgccagtttttttttttcttcttcatatAATGCTCCAAATACATTCATTAGCCTTACTGTGCAATTGGCATTTTTTTCAGATCCGGCACTTGACACCGATTCGCTATGCGTAGGTGTAGCTC
The nucleotide sequence above comes from Phragmites australis chromosome 4, lpPhrAust1.1, whole genome shotgun sequence. Encoded proteins:
- the LOC133916086 gene encoding sanguinarine reductase, producing the protein MEMACFNGSLSPRLTCDRPRGRHAHCRAALRYLPQRAASFPGRLARGAAVGRGRRRLAAAAEPQTLQEQPARTEGSGAAEACSKLILVVGGTGGVGQLIVASLLSRNIKSRLLLRDPEKAASLFGKQDESVLQVYKADTRNTNDLDPQMFEGVTHVICCTGTTAFPSKRWDGDNTPERVDWDGIRNLVSALPQTIKRLVLVSSIGVTKYNELPWSVMNLFGVLKYKKMAEDFVRNSGIPFTIIRPGRLTDGPYTSYDLNTLLKATAGERRAVVIGQGDKLVGEVSRLVVAEACIQALDIESTEGQIYEINSVKGEGPGTDPEKWKVLFRSVQSN
- the LOC133914322 gene encoding probable diphthine methyl ester synthase; the encoded protein is MLHIVGLGLGDERGITLRGLDAVRRCTRVYMEAYTSLLLTLGTDPSSMLASLEKLYGKGVTVADREMVEERADQVLREATDADVAFLVIGHPFGSDEIFRKTTH